One genomic region from bacterium encodes:
- the atpA gene encoding F0F1 ATP synthase subunit alpha, whose amino-acid sequence MEIRPEEITSVLKKQIEQFEKQIDVEEVGEVLQVGDGIARVYGLENVMSMELVEFPNGVFGMALNLEEDNVGCVLFGEDSLIKEGDIAKRTGRVVEVPVGPELLGRVVNPLGQPLDGKGPINAKQFSPIERKALGVAQRQMVKEPLQTGIKAIDSMIPIGRGQRELIIGDRQIGKTALVVDTFINQKETGVVCIYVAIGQKASTVARVVKTLEDYGAMAHSIVVTSTADSPAPMQYIAPYAGVAMGEYFRDNAQHAVIAYDDLSKHAWAYRQVSLLLRRPPGREAYPGDVFYLHSRLLERAAKLSDALGGGSLTALPIIETQAGDFSAYIPTNVISITDGQIYLEPNLFYGGIRPAINAGLSVSRVGGNAQIKAMKKYASSLRLDLAQFRELEAFAKFGSDLDKSTKQQLGRGQRMVQLLRQGQYAPLPVEKQVAVIYLGVKGYLDSVEVERIPNAESEFHRYMESQQESVLRSIREQKEITPEIEPQLVKACEEFMKMYAAE is encoded by the coding sequence ATGGAAATTAGACCCGAAGAGATTACCTCGGTTCTGAAAAAGCAGATCGAACAATTCGAAAAACAGATCGATGTCGAAGAGGTCGGCGAAGTGCTGCAGGTGGGCGACGGCATCGCCCGGGTGTACGGCCTCGAGAATGTGATGTCCATGGAATTGGTCGAGTTTCCCAATGGCGTTTTCGGCATGGCGCTGAATCTTGAGGAAGACAATGTCGGCTGCGTGCTTTTCGGCGAAGACAGTCTGATCAAGGAGGGTGACATTGCCAAGCGCACCGGCCGGGTGGTCGAGGTGCCGGTCGGGCCGGAATTACTGGGCCGGGTGGTCAATCCCCTGGGTCAACCCCTGGACGGCAAGGGACCGATCAACGCCAAACAATTCAGTCCGATCGAGCGCAAGGCGCTGGGCGTGGCGCAGCGCCAGATGGTGAAGGAGCCGCTGCAGACGGGCATCAAGGCGATCGATTCGATGATTCCGATCGGCCGCGGCCAGCGCGAGCTGATCATCGGCGACCGCCAGATCGGCAAGACCGCCCTGGTCGTCGACACCTTCATCAACCAGAAGGAGACCGGCGTCGTCTGTATTTACGTGGCGATCGGCCAGAAGGCCTCGACCGTGGCCCGGGTGGTCAAAACCCTCGAGGATTACGGCGCCATGGCCCATTCGATCGTCGTCACCTCCACGGCCGATTCTCCGGCGCCAATGCAGTATATTGCGCCGTACGCCGGCGTGGCGATGGGCGAGTATTTTCGTGACAACGCCCAGCATGCGGTGATCGCCTATGACGATCTCTCCAAGCATGCCTGGGCTTACCGCCAGGTATCACTGCTGCTGCGCCGTCCGCCAGGACGCGAAGCCTATCCGGGCGACGTCTTCTATCTTCATTCTCGGCTGCTGGAGCGTGCAGCCAAGTTGAGCGATGCCCTCGGCGGCGGATCACTGACCGCCCTGCCGATCATTGAGACCCAGGCGGGTGATTTTTCCGCCTATATCCCGACCAATGTCATCTCGATCACCGACGGCCAAATCTATCTCGAGCCGAACCTCTTTTACGGCGGCATCCGGCCGGCGATCAATGCCGGCCTCTCGGTCTCACGCGTCGGCGGCAACGCCCAGATCAAGGCGATGAAAAAGTACGCCAGCAGTCTTCGCCTCGATCTGGCCCAGTTTCGCGAGCTCGAGGCCTTTGCCAAATTCGGCTCCGATCTCGATAAATCGACCAAACAGCAGCTCGGTCGTGGTCAGCGCATGGTGCAGTTGCTGCGCCAGGGGCAGTATGCCCCGCTGCCGGTGGAAAAGCAGGTGGCGGTTATCTATCTCGGCGTCAAGGGGTATTTGGACAGTGTCGAGGTGGAGCGGATCCCCAACGCCGAATCCGAGTTTCATCGCTACATGGAATCCCAGCAGGAGTCGGTTTTGCGAAGCATCCGCGAGCAGAAAGAGATCACTCCCGAGATCGAGCCCCAGTTGGTCAAGGCGTGCGAGGAGTTCATGAAGATGTACGCGGCGGAATAA
- the atpB gene encoding F0F1 ATP synthase subunit A: protein MIEQIVEHTVEHGEAVQQAAEHGESGVGFIMHHVLAHPVIKLPTVWGIDLSINNHILWMWIVSALLIFSFWIAFKRPSLVPHGLANALEALVAYLRDDIIKPNLGHEGQAYAPYLLTAFFFILLCNLAGLVPYGATATGNIAVTATLALCTFFTVQIAGVRKHGFFGYLATFSPPGIPFLLKFIMVPVEVISMITKHFALAIRLFANMIAGHITILALLTVIFFFKNWLVSAFPLAIILFSAVLEVLISLIQAYVFTILSAVFISASVSEGH from the coding sequence ATGATCGAACAGATAGTTGAACATACAGTAGAACACGGTGAAGCGGTCCAGCAGGCGGCGGAGCATGGCGAGAGCGGCGTTGGCTTCATCATGCATCACGTCCTGGCCCATCCGGTGATCAAGCTGCCGACGGTATGGGGCATCGATCTCTCAATCAACAATCATATCCTGTGGATGTGGATCGTATCGGCGCTATTGATCTTCTCCTTTTGGATCGCCTTCAAGCGGCCATCGCTGGTTCCGCACGGGCTGGCCAATGCCCTGGAGGCCCTGGTGGCTTACCTGCGCGACGACATCATCAAGCCGAACCTCGGTCATGAAGGTCAGGCCTACGCGCCCTATCTGTTAACCGCCTTCTTTTTTATTCTCCTATGCAATCTCGCCGGTCTGGTGCCCTACGGGGCCACGGCGACCGGCAATATTGCGGTCACCGCGACGCTGGCGTTGTGTACTTTTTTCACGGTGCAGATCGCCGGGGTGCGCAAGCACGGCTTTTTCGGCTATCTGGCCACCTTCAGTCCGCCGGGCATCCCTTTTCTCCTCAAGTTCATCATGGTCCCGGTCGAGGTGATCAGCATGATCACCAAGCACTTTGCCCTGGCGATCCGTCTTTTCGCCAACATGATCGCCGGCCATATCACCATCCTGGCGCTGTTGACGGTCATATTTTTCTTCAAAAACTGGCTCGTATCGGCCTTCCCGCTGGCGATCATCCTCTTTTCGGCCGTTCTCGAAGTGCTGATCTCGCTCATTCAGGCCTATGTCTTCACGATCCTCTCGGCGGTGTTCATCAGTGCGTCGGTTTCGGAGGGGCATTAG
- the atpG gene encoding ATP synthase F1 subunit gamma produces the protein MATLRNIKRRIASVRSTQQITKAMKMVAAAKLRKAQNQLISARPYARELEEVLGHIADRMKRNQHPLLEMRKIKRICYVVVSADRGLCGSFNSNISRRALQEIHLSASLNPAVVTIGSKGYDYLTRRDVRVLARHVDVFNKLDFSQAQRIADALAAWYAAGKFDQIMVIYNEFKNAVQQKIIVEQLLPIVPLVPEENRFPVGYIFEPNPDRILKEICPLNLHVQLWRILLESHASELGARMTAMGTATDNAADMIKELVLYYNKARQAAITKELTELIGGAEALKS, from the coding sequence ATGGCCACATTGCGAAATATCAAGCGCCGCATCGCCAGCGTGCGCAGCACGCAGCAGATCACCAAGGCGATGAAGATGGTGGCGGCGGCCAAGCTGCGCAAGGCGCAGAACCAGCTGATCAGCGCGCGGCCCTATGCCCGCGAGCTAGAAGAGGTCCTAGGTCACATTGCCGACCGGATGAAACGCAACCAGCATCCGTTGCTGGAAATGCGCAAGATCAAGCGGATCTGCTATGTGGTGGTGAGTGCGGACCGTGGTTTGTGCGGCAGTTTCAACTCCAACATCAGCCGTCGCGCTCTCCAGGAGATCCACCTGAGCGCATCCCTGAATCCGGCGGTGGTGACCATCGGCAGCAAGGGGTACGACTACCTCACCCGCCGGGACGTCCGCGTTCTCGCCCGTCATGTCGATGTCTTCAACAAACTCGATTTCAGCCAGGCGCAGCGCATCGCCGATGCGCTGGCCGCCTGGTATGCGGCAGGCAAGTTTGACCAGATCATGGTCATTTACAACGAGTTCAAGAATGCGGTGCAGCAAAAGATTATTGTCGAACAACTTTTGCCCATCGTCCCCCTGGTCCCGGAGGAGAACCGCTTCCCGGTGGGATACATTTTTGAGCCCAACCCCGATCGGATCCTGAAAGAGATCTGCCCACTCAACCTGCATGTCCAGCTGTGGCGTATCCTGCTGGAATCGCATGCCTCGGAGTTGGGAGCGCGGATGACGGCGATGGGCACGGCGACGGACAATGCCGCCGACATGATCAAAGAACTGGTGCTTTATTACAACAAGGCGCGTCAGGCGGCGATCACCAAGGAACTCACCGAATTGATCGGCGGTGCCGAGGCGCTCAAGAGCTGA
- a CDS encoding F0F1 ATP synthase subunit epsilon yields the protein MDKTFTLEIVTPTKVVSTEKVLHVKAPGVAGYFGVLHNHAPFLTALKVGVIEARTPAGMRYYATSGGFCEVMENRMKILVETAEAATEIDVERAKQARDRAMARLEHRSPDIDIPRAQAALARAMNRIQVSELH from the coding sequence ATGGACAAGACCTTTACTCTGGAAATCGTGACCCCGACCAAGGTGGTCAGCACGGAAAAGGTATTGCACGTCAAAGCGCCCGGGGTGGCCGGGTACTTTGGCGTGCTGCATAATCATGCGCCTTTTTTGACCGCCCTCAAGGTGGGGGTGATTGAGGCGCGGACGCCGGCGGGCATGCGCTATTATGCGACCAGCGGCGGTTTTTGCGAGGTGATGGAAAACCGGATGAAAATCCTGGTCGAAACCGCCGAGGCTGCCACGGAGATCGATGTCGAGCGCGCCAAGCAGGCCCGTGACCGGGCGATGGCCCGTCTGGAGCACCGTTCCCCGGACATCGATATACCGCGCGCCCAGGCCGCTCTGGCGCGCGCCATGAACCGCATACAAGTTTCAGAGTTGCATTAA
- the atpH gene encoding ATP synthase F1 subunit delta, translating into MRTHPLARRYARALFGLAQETDKTGPVLEELKSFTAFLQQNRRIKAFLMSPEVEKKPKQAVVQELLENRATPLFSHFIQLLVEKGRQDYLGQIVAAYGELYDQSIGRVRAQVYSAVPLEAAQMEQIRQEVARYLKAEVLLENRVDAAILGGVIIQFAGVVIDGSLRHQLNQLRQELRQVKTAAL; encoded by the coding sequence TTGAGAACGCATCCCCTGGCCAGGCGCTACGCGCGCGCCCTCTTCGGGTTGGCGCAAGAGACTGACAAAACCGGACCGGTGCTGGAGGAGCTGAAATCCTTCACCGCCTTTCTGCAGCAGAACCGGCGGATCAAAGCTTTTCTGATGTCGCCGGAGGTGGAGAAGAAGCCGAAGCAGGCGGTCGTGCAGGAGTTGTTGGAGAACCGGGCCACGCCTCTCTTCAGCCACTTTATTCAGTTGCTGGTGGAGAAGGGCCGGCAGGATTACCTCGGCCAGATCGTTGCGGCCTATGGCGAGCTCTATGACCAGAGCATCGGCCGCGTCCGCGCCCAGGTCTATTCGGCGGTGCCGCTCGAAGCCGCGCAGATGGAACAGATTCGCCAGGAGGTGGCCCGATATCTCAAGGCCGAGGTTCTCCTGGAGAATCGTGTTGATGCCGCTATCCTGGGCGGCGTCATCATCCAGTTTGCCGGCGTGGTCATTGACGGCAGTCTGCGCCACCAGCTCAATCAATTGCGCCAGGAACTGCGGCAGGTCAAGACCGCCGCGCTCTAG
- a CDS encoding PhoH family protein, whose protein sequence is MKEETVIEKRISLRGIDPVDFLGAQDTNLHLLEAELQAQVIVRGHEILLRGMPEQVEQAERIISELVFLANRNGRVIPQDIEAVLRVSETGGGSEGAAPDTESVLVYTKGGVIKPRTPGQEEYVASAQKNDIVFAIGPAGTGKTFLAVAMAVAALRDHLVDRLILCRPAVEAGESLGFLPGDFREKVDPYLRPLYDALHDMIPGDKLRRLIETRVVEIVPLAYMRGRTLNNCFVILDEAQNTTAAQMKMFLTRLGVNSRAIVTGDITQIDLPESSISGLVQIQSILKGIDGIGFCYLGDRDVVRHQLVRQIIKAYETLRQG, encoded by the coding sequence TTGAAGGAAGAAACCGTCATCGAAAAAAGAATCAGCCTGCGGGGTATTGATCCGGTTGATTTTCTCGGTGCCCAGGATACCAATCTCCATCTTCTGGAGGCCGAGCTGCAGGCCCAGGTGATTGTGCGCGGCCATGAGATCTTGCTGCGGGGCATGCCCGAGCAGGTGGAGCAAGCTGAGCGCATCATCAGTGAGCTGGTTTTTCTGGCGAACCGCAATGGCCGGGTGATTCCCCAGGACATCGAGGCGGTGCTGCGGGTGAGCGAAACAGGTGGCGGAAGCGAAGGTGCGGCGCCCGATACCGAATCGGTGCTGGTCTATACCAAGGGGGGCGTGATCAAACCGCGCACCCCCGGCCAGGAGGAGTATGTCGCCAGTGCGCAAAAGAATGACATCGTTTTCGCGATTGGTCCCGCTGGCACCGGAAAGACCTTTCTGGCGGTGGCGATGGCGGTGGCGGCGTTGCGCGATCATCTGGTCGACCGTCTGATCCTATGCCGGCCCGCGGTGGAGGCGGGCGAAAGCCTGGGTTTTTTGCCGGGGGATTTTCGCGAGAAGGTGGATCCCTATCTCAGGCCGCTTTATGATGCCTTGCACGACATGATCCCCGGGGACAAGCTGCGCCGGCTAATCGAAACGCGGGTGGTCGAAATTGTTCCGCTCGCTTACATGCGTGGGCGCACCCTCAACAACTGCTTTGTTATCCTCGATGAGGCGCAGAATACCACCGCTGCGCAGATGAAGATGTTTCTCACTCGCCTCGGCGTCAATTCCCGCGCGATTGTTACCGGCGATATCACCCAGATTGACCTGCCGGAGAGCTCCATCTCGGGTCTGGTGCAGATCCAGTCCATCCTCAAGGGCATCGACGGCATTGGTTTTTGTTATCTTGGCGATCGCGATGTGGTCCGCCACCAGTTGGTGCGCCAGATCATCAAGGCGTATGAAACGCTTCGGCAGGGCTGA
- a CDS encoding LysM peptidoglycan-binding domain-containing protein, translating into MRFSSKLMVSLALVLSFLLIMGAQLTYAQDKKMSMDEYRAQLKSWQDREVAAKKAAEECATACANLTTQNAAAKAEAEQLWSEILKSLDSDQAGYEAYKAKVKALEAQIDGLLALSPEELFKKRGELAEAEKQLAELKKNKLYALTEMQNALAALEGKIAQLKNKMPKALYDMYTVVVGDYLWKISGKKDIYGDPMQWMRIYSYNKEQIKNPDLIYPKQEFKIQRECGPDEYLVVKGDNLKKIAANPAVFGDPSAWTKIYQKNKAVIGEDPLRIFPHTVLIIPR; encoded by the coding sequence ATGAGATTTTCTAGCAAGCTCATGGTCTCTTTAGCACTTGTGCTTTCCTTCTTGCTGATTATGGGTGCGCAGCTGACCTATGCGCAGGACAAGAAAATGAGCATGGATGAGTACCGTGCCCAGCTCAAATCATGGCAAGATCGCGAAGTCGCTGCCAAGAAAGCAGCGGAGGAATGTGCAACTGCTTGTGCCAATCTGACCACTCAGAATGCTGCAGCGAAGGCCGAAGCTGAGCAGCTTTGGAGTGAAATCCTCAAGAGCCTTGATTCGGATCAGGCGGGGTATGAGGCCTACAAGGCCAAAGTGAAGGCCCTGGAAGCCCAGATCGACGGGCTGCTAGCCCTTTCTCCGGAAGAGCTCTTCAAGAAACGCGGTGAGCTCGCTGAGGCCGAGAAACAGCTGGCCGAGTTGAAGAAAAACAAGCTTTATGCCCTGACCGAGATGCAGAATGCGCTTGCGGCTCTCGAAGGCAAGATCGCCCAGTTGAAGAACAAGATGCCGAAGGCGTTGTATGATATGTACACCGTAGTGGTAGGCGACTACCTCTGGAAGATTTCGGGCAAGAAGGACATCTACGGTGATCCGATGCAGTGGATGCGCATCTACTCTTACAACAAGGAGCAAATCAAGAATCCGGATCTGATTTATCCGAAACAGGAGTTCAAGATCCAGCGCGAGTGTGGCCCCGATGAATATCTGGTGGTCAAGGGTGATAATTTAAAAAAGATTGCCGCCAATCCGGCTGTTTTTGGCGATCCCTCCGCCTGGACGAAGATTTATCAGAAGAACAAAGCGGTTATCGGCGAAGATCCCCTGCGCATCTTCCCGCATACCGTGTTGATCATTCCCCGGTAG
- the aspS gene encoding aspartate--tRNA ligase, translating to MMNQRTHTCGALRPAQLGQTVILMGWVDRRRDHGSLIFLDLRDRYGVTQVRIDPDAACYEAAKQVRNEYVLAIRGLVELRPEGMVNPRLDTGAVEVAACDLEVLNTARTTPFMISGEGSVNEDLRLKYRYLDLRRPEMQRNLLIRHRTAQIVRSYFSQHDFIEIETPILMKSTPEGARDYLVPSRVWKGRFYALPQSPQQYKQLLMVAGYDRYFQIVRCFRDEDLRADRQPEFTQIDVEMSFIDEEMIFAMVEGLMVDIFRQMLGIELTLPLPRLPFEEAMARYGSDKPDLRFGLEIKDISALVVESEFKVFREAVAAGGMVAGLCLPGCGGYSRKQIDDLTAWVKEHGGAGLVAIKLKEGDWESSLAKFFSDAQRHEIMRAMGAGSDDLLLLVADEREKAQLLLGDLRMKLAVQEKLIPEGVYSLVWIVDFPLFEYSPEEQRYVARHHPFTSPRPGDEELMLSDPGRAKARAYDLVLNGMEVAGGSIRIHKSDMQARMFQALGIEAAEAEEKFGFLLEAFAYGAPPHGGIAFGFDRLVMILAGCQSIREVIAFPKTASAMSLMDGCPSSVNPAQLKELGLRLEKEEMPTVV from the coding sequence ATGATGAATCAGCGCACACATACCTGCGGAGCGTTACGGCCCGCCCAGCTGGGACAAACGGTCATCCTCATGGGTTGGGTAGACCGGCGCCGGGATCACGGTTCGTTGATTTTTCTCGATCTGCGCGACCGCTATGGAGTAACCCAGGTGCGCATCGATCCGGATGCGGCCTGCTATGAGGCTGCCAAACAGGTGCGCAATGAATATGTGCTGGCCATCCGCGGTCTGGTCGAGCTGCGTCCGGAGGGGATGGTCAATCCCCGGCTGGACACCGGGGCAGTGGAAGTCGCTGCTTGCGACCTTGAGGTGCTGAATACGGCCCGTACCACGCCGTTCATGATCAGCGGCGAGGGCAGCGTGAACGAGGATTTGCGTCTGAAATACCGCTATCTCGATTTGCGTCGGCCCGAGATGCAGCGCAATCTCCTGATCCGCCACCGCACCGCCCAGATTGTTCGCAGCTACTTCAGCCAGCACGATTTTATCGAGATTGAAACCCCGATCCTGATGAAAAGCACCCCCGAGGGGGCGCGGGATTACCTGGTGCCGAGCCGCGTCTGGAAGGGCCGTTTCTACGCCCTGCCGCAGTCGCCGCAGCAGTACAAGCAGCTGCTGATGGTGGCCGGCTACGATCGCTATTTCCAGATCGTCCGCTGTTTCCGCGACGAGGACTTGCGCGCCGACCGCCAGCCCGAATTCACCCAGATCGACGTCGAGATGTCCTTCATCGATGAAGAAATGATCTTTGCCATGGTCGAGGGGCTGATGGTGGATATTTTCCGCCAAATGCTCGGCATTGAGCTGACACTGCCGCTGCCGCGCCTTCCCTTCGAAGAAGCGATGGCCCGCTATGGCAGCGACAAGCCGGATTTGCGCTTCGGCCTGGAGATCAAGGATATTTCGGCGCTGGTGGTGGAGAGCGAATTCAAGGTCTTCCGTGAGGCGGTGGCCGCCGGCGGCATGGTGGCCGGCCTTTGTCTTCCGGGCTGCGGCGGCTATTCGCGCAAACAGATCGACGATCTCACCGCCTGGGTCAAAGAGCACGGCGGTGCCGGACTGGTGGCGATCAAACTCAAGGAAGGGGACTGGGAGAGCTCACTGGCCAAATTCTTCAGCGATGCCCAACGCCACGAGATTATGCGCGCGATGGGAGCCGGCAGCGACGATCTCCTGCTACTGGTGGCCGATGAACGGGAGAAGGCCCAGCTGCTCCTCGGCGACCTGCGAATGAAGCTCGCCGTTCAGGAAAAACTCATCCCCGAAGGGGTCTACAGCCTGGTCTGGATTGTCGATTTTCCTCTCTTTGAATACAGTCCGGAGGAGCAGCGCTATGTCGCGCGGCACCATCCCTTCACCTCACCGCGACCGGGCGATGAGGAACTGATGCTCAGCGATCCCGGGCGTGCAAAGGCGCGGGCCTACGATCTTGTACTCAACGGAATGGAAGTGGCGGGCGGCAGCATCCGTATCCACAAGAGCGACATGCAGGCGCGGATGTTCCAGGCCTTGGGCATCGAGGCGGCCGAGGCCGAAGAGAAATTCGGCTTTCTGCTCGAAGCCTTCGCCTACGGCGCTCCGCCGCACGGTGGCATCGCCTTTGGATTCGACCGTCTGGTGATGATCCTCGCCGGGTGTCAGTCGATTCGTGAGGTGATCGCTTTTCCCAAGACGGCAAGCGCCATGTCGCTCATGGATGGCTGCCCCTCATCGGTCAACCCGGCGCAGTTGAAAGAGTTGGGCCTGCGGCTGGAAAAGGAAGAGATGCCCACGGTCGTCTAA
- the atpD gene encoding F0F1 ATP synthase subunit beta — translation MSNVGHIAQVIGPVVDVFFEGGKLPAINTALEYTRKDGMRLVLEVAQHLGENTARCVAMDSTDGLQRRQEVVDTGSPIKMPVGKATLGRLLNLVGDPIDDLGALQVEQKWPIHRDAPTFEELETQTEMFETGIKVIDLLEPYAKGGKTGLFGGAGVGKTVLIQELINNIAIQRGGFSVFAGVGERTREGNDLWREFQESGVIDMQDLTRSKVAMVFGQMNEPPGARLRVGLSALTIAEYFREEEGKDVLLFIDNIFRFTQAGSEVSALLGRMPSAVGYQPTLATEMGLLQERITSTKKGSITSVQAIYVPADDLTDPAPATTFSHLDATTVLSRQLAEMSIYPAVDPLDSTSRILDPRIVGDEHYSVARAVQQILQKYKDLQDIIAILGMEELSEEDRVTVNRARRLQRFLSQPFAVAEAFTGRPGRYVKLEETIRGFKEIIEGKHDDLPERAFWMVGTIDEAVENAKQIREA, via the coding sequence ATGTCTAATGTTGGTCATATAGCGCAGGTCATCGGGCCGGTAGTGGACGTCTTTTTCGAAGGCGGTAAGCTGCCCGCGATCAATACCGCTCTGGAATATACGCGCAAGGATGGTATGCGCCTGGTGCTGGAAGTGGCGCAGCATCTCGGCGAAAACACGGCGCGATGTGTCGCCATGGATTCGACTGATGGATTGCAGCGCCGCCAGGAGGTGGTGGACACCGGGTCGCCGATCAAGATGCCGGTGGGCAAGGCGACCCTGGGTCGACTGCTGAACCTGGTCGGCGATCCGATCGATGATCTCGGGGCCTTGCAGGTCGAACAAAAATGGCCCATTCATCGCGACGCGCCCACCTTTGAAGAGCTCGAGACTCAGACGGAGATGTTTGAGACCGGCATCAAGGTCATCGATCTGCTCGAACCCTACGCAAAGGGCGGCAAGACCGGCCTCTTCGGCGGCGCCGGGGTAGGCAAGACGGTGTTGATCCAGGAGTTGATCAACAACATCGCCATCCAGCGCGGCGGTTTTTCGGTCTTCGCCGGCGTGGGCGAGCGCACCCGCGAGGGCAATGATCTCTGGCGTGAATTCCAGGAGTCGGGGGTCATCGATATGCAGGATCTGACCCGCTCCAAGGTCGCCATGGTCTTCGGGCAGATGAACGAGCCGCCCGGCGCCCGTTTGCGCGTCGGCCTTTCGGCGCTGACCATCGCCGAGTATTTTCGCGAGGAAGAGGGCAAGGATGTCCTGCTCTTCATCGACAATATTTTTCGATTCACCCAGGCAGGCTCCGAGGTCTCGGCGCTGCTCGGGCGTATGCCTTCGGCGGTGGGGTATCAGCCCACACTGGCCACCGAGATGGGCCTGCTGCAGGAACGGATCACTTCGACCAAAAAGGGCTCGATCACTTCGGTGCAGGCCATCTATGTACCGGCCGACGACCTGACCGATCCGGCTCCGGCTACCACCTTCAGCCATCTCGACGCCACCACCGTGCTTTCACGGCAGCTGGCGGAGATGAGTATCTATCCCGCGGTGGATCCGCTCGATTCGACCTCGCGGATTCTCGATCCGCGCATCGTCGGCGACGAGCATTACAGCGTCGCCCGGGCTGTCCAGCAGATCCTGCAAAAGTACAAGGATCTCCAGGACATCATCGCCATTCTCGGTATGGAGGAGCTCTCCGAGGAGGACCGGGTCACGGTCAATCGCGCCCGGCGGCTGCAGCGCTTCCTTTCGCAGCCCTTTGCGGTGGCCGAGGCCTTCACCGGCCGCCCGGGCCGCTATGTCAAGCTGGAGGAGACCATCCGTGGCTTCAAGGAGATCATCGAAGGCAAGCATGATGACCTGCCGGAGCGGGCTTTCTGGATGGTAGGAACCATCGACGAAGCCGTCGAGAATGCCAAGCAGATCCGCGAGGCTTAG
- the atpE gene encoding ATP synthase F0 subunit C: MNPTAFAYLAAGFGSAAVTFSAAFGISKLASAAISGIARQPEAAGEIRGTMIITAAMIEGVALLSVVICLLLGFK, encoded by the coding sequence ATGAATCCCACTGCGTTTGCCTATCTGGCTGCAGGTTTTGGTTCTGCGGCGGTGACTTTTTCCGCAGCATTCGGCATCAGCAAGCTGGCTAGCGCGGCCATCAGCGGCATTGCGCGTCAGCCCGAAGCGGCAGGTGAGATCCGCGGCACCATGATCATCACGGCGGCCATGATTGAAGGCGTGGCGCTGCTCTCCGTGGTTATCTGTCTGCTGCTCGGCTTTAAATAA
- the atpF gene encoding F0F1 ATP synthase subunit B — MELMTPQGGTIFWTTLTFLLLLFALTKVGWKPILSMLDEREKKINESLALAEEARVASQKTLAEQNQILDAARKEAQEILARNRKAAEVTKDEIIKKASAEAELLITRARKEIDLSRDKALEEIRDLAVELSMTATARLVGRSLDAKDHQALIDESLQKLGELN; from the coding sequence ATGGAATTGATGACCCCCCAGGGTGGCACCATCTTCTGGACCACTCTAACCTTCCTGTTGCTCCTGTTCGCGCTGACCAAGGTGGGCTGGAAGCCCATCCTGAGCATGCTTGACGAACGGGAGAAAAAGATCAACGAGTCTTTGGCGCTGGCGGAAGAGGCCCGGGTTGCGTCGCAAAAAACCCTGGCGGAGCAGAATCAGATCCTCGATGCGGCCCGCAAGGAGGCGCAGGAGATCCTGGCGCGTAACCGCAAGGCGGCCGAGGTGACCAAGGACGAAATTATCAAAAAAGCGAGCGCAGAAGCGGAGCTGCTGATCACCAGGGCGCGCAAGGAGATCGATCTCAGCCGCGACAAGGCCCTGGAGGAGATCCGCGACCTCGCCGTCGAGCTGTCGATGACTGCAACCGCCCGGCTGGTCGGCCGCTCTCTCGACGCTAAGGATCATCAGGCGCTGATCGACGAATCGCTGCAAAAACTGGGTGAATTGAATTGA